In Bradyrhizobium sp. 200, the sequence ATATCGCTCCACCAGCCGAAATCGATCGCCGGAAGGCGCGCCGCGGTCGGCTCGATCAACGGTTTGCCGAGATAGAACGCCAGACCTGTTCCGAAAAGCATCAGCGCGATGCCGACGGCAATGTCGTTCACCCGCGGCAGCGAGCAAATGCCGGCATGGAGCGCGCCGAGCAGCGCGCCCGTGATGCCGGCCGCCAGCACGCCAAGCCAGGGCGAGCCACTCAGATAGGAGATGCCATAGGCGCTCATCGCGCCCATGATCAGCGTGCCCTCGAGGCCGAGATTGATGCGGCCGGAGCGCTCGGTGATGCATTCGCCGAGGCTGACGAACAGAAACGGCGTGGAGACGCGGATCGCACCGCCGAACACGGCAAGCGGCACCGTCCAGAGCCCGATCGATCCATCCGCCATGTCAGGACTTTCCTTTCAGAAAACCGATGCGGCCGTACAGCGCGTCGCTGGCAAGCACGAAGACGAAGATGATGCCCTGCAGGACCAGCACCGAGGCATCAGGCAGACCGAGCCGGCGCTGCAGCAGGCCGCCGCTGGCACTGATGCCGCCAAGCAGGATCGCGACGGGGATGATCGCGAGCGGATTGTGTCGCGCGAGGAAGGCTACGAGGATACCGGTAAAGCCGTAGCCGGCGGCGAGATTGGCGTTGGTGCGGCCTTGGACGGCGGCGACCTCGACCATGCCTGCGAGCCCGGCCGCGCCGCCGGCGAGGAAACACACCAACAGGATCAGCTTGCTGACGCCGAGCCCGACGATCTTTGCGGCGCGGATGTTGCCGCCGGCCACGCGTGCGGCGAAGCCGAACACGGTGTGATAGATCAGGATGTAGGATGCGATCGCCGCGATCAGGCCGAAGACCAGGCCCCAATGGATGTCGGTGCCAGGGATCGTGCCGATCATGTTGGCGGCGCCGATTTCCCGCGTCGAAGGCTTATTGAGGCTGGCGGGGTCGCGCATCGCGCCCTCGACCAGGTGATTGAGGATCGCAAGGCCGATATAAAC encodes:
- a CDS encoding ABC transporter permease, with the translated sequence MTTEAADPVEAVAVSPAADPGFLQRYGATIEYILIPGAALVGALAVFGIFVALFGKNPLDLYFYMYQGAFGTWFSWQNTLTRAAPLILTALCTALPAQLGMVIIGGEGALLIGALSATSVALAMPWAPPLVVQIAMVFAGVIGGGIWITLSGALRQYRGVNETISSLLLVYIGLAILNHLVEGAMRDPASLNKPSTREIGAANMIGTIPGTDIHWGLVFGLIAAIASYILIYHTVFGFAARVAGGNIRAAKIVGLGVSKLILLVCFLAGGAAGLAGMVEVAAVQGRTNANLAAGYGFTGILVAFLARHNPLAIIPVAILLGGISASGGLLQRRLGLPDASVLVLQGIIFVFVLASDALYGRIGFLKGKS